The DNA sequence CCCAAACTCTCTATTTCAAACTGCCACCGAAAAGTGACCACCCTCACGTAGCTACGCTCCGAGCTTGCGAACATCGATTGATCGAGTCCGACCAATGCGGGGAAACCCCGACCCTCTGAGGGTCCCCATAGACTTAAGCGACCGGTGCCATCCAAGGTGTGAACGGGACAATCTCGGGTGGCGAACCGCATATGGTAGTCACGTGCTTCAGATCGAAGTGGCTGGGGGAATGAAGATTCGTCGTACGAGAGTGAACTCTCAGGCACGAACTCCACATTTTCTATGTTGGCGTAGTCCAACCCTCCCGTATGGTTTGCAGGAAAGATCACAGCCCATGGATGAAATGTTTCCCAGACGACCACCCGATCCATCCCAGCGCTGTCTGAAGGTTTCGCACGGAGCACGCCGCGCTTGGCATCCACCGAGTATCGCTGCGTACCTGGCTTGAGCTGCGCCAAGCAAAACCATCCTGACGCCACAGCGGAATCGCGATCGCCCGCTAAGAGTGACTCGTTAGTAGGCGAGCAGGCTGAGACCATTGCCGCGATAGTCAGGGACAGAATCAGAGTAAAGCAACGCATGCGACAACTTCCAAGATGGCGCTAGCGTAGTTAGCAGGAGCTAGTCGGACTTCAAGGCGAAAATGGTTTCGGGAAGTTGCACCTAGATACACATGGTGTATACTTAGGTGTATGAGAACTAACATCGTCCTCGATGACGAGCTTGTAAAGGAGGCGCTTCGCTACAGCCACACCAAAAGTAAGACAGCCTTGGTCAAGGAAGCCTTGCGTACGTATGTTCGTGTTAAGGCAGAAGAACGGCGTCGCGAGAACTACCGAGAACGATTGCGCGACCTGCAGCAACGGCTTAGCCAGGTGCGAACTAGACAATCCTCGGCCGATATCATTCGCGAGGACCGCGAGGGTCGGGAGTGAGATTCGTGCTTGATGCCAGTGTCGCAGCGGCATGGTATTTGCCAGAATGTTTTTCACAGACTGCACGACGGTGGCAGAGCCGCTTACTGAGTGGCGAGGTCGAGTTCGTCGTACCGACGCTCCATTTTTGGGAGTTAGCTAACGTGTTTAGAACCTATGTTCGTCGCCACGAGCTTGACGATAAAGATGCTCTTGAAGCATATGAATTACATTGCGCTGCACCTATCGAGACCGCCGATCCACAGCGACATTCTGTTCTGAATGTCGCTCTGGAGTACGGAAGCACCAGCTATGATGCCGTATACATAGCCCTCGCTCTAGAACAAGACGCTCAACTATTGACGGCGGAGAAGCCAAGTCGCGAATGGCTCAAAGCGCTCAAAAAGCGAGTTATTAGTTTAGCGTGAGCGACCGACCTTTATTTGTAGCAAGTCTTTTGTCTATCATGCCGGAACTCGAGTCCGCTGCTAAACGATGAACGCCGCACCTATCATGATCGGGACACTGTGCGTCCTGGTGATCGCCTATCGATACTATTCTGCGTTTAAGCCCGGGGTTGGAGCCGGCTTGCGCAGCCGCCACCGTATCGAAAACGTATTGCAGTACTTTGGTGCAACAAGCCAGCGAACCCGCTGAGCCAATGGCATCACGGGTCAGTGCAATCTCATGTCCCCCGTGCGCAGCGCACACTTAGTCGCGATGGTCTTGGTTGACACTTCCGTGTGATCGTTAGCACTGCGTCGCCGGCGTCATAAAGTTCAACGCACGAGCTTGCCGCTGAATACAGTCATCAATGCCGCAAGCATGGTATTTCAGGATCATCGGTTGACTTCTTAATCTGCGCCCTGGCGAAACATTACGATATTCCCGTGCTTTCAATAGATCGAGAGTATCCGCTGTATACACGTTATTGCCATTTTCGATTGTATCCGCACTGATTCCTCATACGAATCCTGTGGGTCTCAAGACTGCACTTGCCGAGCTGGGGTGAAAACGGCGCTGGGCATATGCTCTCCCATCTATTGGCATAGATCATGCTTTGGGTAACCCAGTATGCCTCGTGTATTCAAGTTCGTGGTGCCGTGGATGTGGGCGGTTCTCTTCCCCGGTACTCTGGGGTGCGCGCCCAGTGCAGACGAAGGAACAGGCATGGACGAAGCGAGACAAAGCGCCGGATGCGGTGTTTTGGGCTATTCCCCGTATGCCTGCCCCGATGGGTACGTTTGCCAAGCGGATGGTGCGTGTGTGGTGTTTGACCCACATAAACATACCGCCTTCCGTTTAAAGCTGGGGCCAAGCGTGGAGACGCTGGAGAGTTCGGAGACCCCGGCTCGCACCGATGGCAGTCTCAATGCCTATCAACAAGTTGCCACAACCTATCTAAGACAACGCCTGGTCGAGCAGGGAGATTTGCTCGAGCGATTAGGAATGGCCGTGCAAAAGCTTGATCCATCCATGCTGCGGAGGTTGGCGGAGGGCTATGCCAAACAGGACGCGCGCCAGCAAGAGCTTGATGAACTGGCTACCACCGTGGCGCGAATGCTGGATGGTTTTGGCGATGGACCGTCACTTGATGACTGCGAGGCCGTGTTTGACGGCTACGATTTTCGATCGCCTATCTCCGATTCCCTAGAGCGGGGGAAACGGGAGGGGTGTTTGGCCGGGTATGAAAAGGTGTTGAGTGCCTTGGAGGTTGCCAACGAGCAACTCACTTCGTTTGATGCCGTGGTGTTTGCTCGAATGCGAACGTCGGTCAGGGACATCCGAACTGCGTTGAGGCACGGCTCAGGCGATGCCAGTGACAGTCAAGTATTCCGATGGATGGATTTACCCTCAAGTCTGCACGCAGTCACCGAGGAAATATTGCTCGGCTTGGGTCAAGCTCAACTGCTTTTTCCGATAGTACGATTACAAGTCAACGTGGATCTTGGCAGCGCGGTGTTGGGCGGACGTGTGGGTTATTTCGCACAACTTGTTGCGCAAAATCTTACAGAGCGGGTGCCCCAAGGCGCCGATGTAATCGCAGTGTTTCATCGAGCGCTCTACGCGGCTGTGGGCGAGATGAAGGCCAATCAAGATGCGCTTACGCTCAAGTTACAAGCGGCCTGGCCCGAGTCGGATGCATGGCAGCTTGCGCCCATAATGCAACATTCAGGATTGTTAGCACAGTACCCTGAGCTCAATGGCGTGCATCTCGAGCTTGAGAACAAGCTCGCCTCGATGCAGAACTGGCAACCCATCCTCAATGGTGTGGCCGCTGGCGTCTGCATTTTCGGCGCCGTATTGGCCATTAAAAGCGTGATCGGTGCGCCGGCGGCAACCCTGATCTGCGCGCCTGCGACGGCGTTGGGATTTGAAACTTCACGGCGGCTATGGCAACTGAGCGCCAACGCCCAAATGCTGGCGTACTTTGGGCCGGAACAGGGGCTAATGCCCAGTGTAGAGGCAGACGCACTGGCACAAAAGTCGCGTGTGGCGGGGATATTTGTAGCCTTGGATTTCCTCGGTCTAGCTATCGACGGCTTTTCTCTCGTGCGCTCCCTGGGAGCATTACAAGATTCCCTTCAGGCAAGGCGTGTTGCACGCAAAGCCCTGGTGGTGGATTTGAGAGATCTGCCACCTTTGACCGCAGGTGGCACGCGCTCCAAGATTTTGGATCAAATGATCGCGCAGTCTCCAGATCTCCGTAATCTGTTCAACGAAGCCCAGGCTGTCCCATGGAGCCATCCTGACACCGTGAGCACGCTTCAATATGGTTTTGATTTTGAGACCACGAATTTTGCAGCACTTGGCCGCTGGTATAGGTCCGCTGATATAGAAGAGGCTATATGGGCGGCAATGGACTCTCAAGCGCGCGCGCGAGAATTGAGCCGCTTAGTCTCAATCGAAAGGCCAACGCCGGTTCTTGTGCGCTTGTCCAGCGCTGAGCCGTTTTTGCCCAGCTCTATTGGACGCGATGGCATCCACGTATTTGAAATTAACGGGATTGCGCCAGTCGATACGCTGGCGGAGTTTCGCGAGAACGTACAGTGGGTGGCCACGCGCTTTGCTTCCACGGACAATCCAAGCAGCTTTCATCTGCACGTGTCGTTTCCGTCTGCGGACGATGCCGGTACGCAGGCGCTGTTGACGCGGTATTGGCTCTTGGCCAACGAAACATGGATGCATCGATTGTACCAAAACACGGATGCTCCATTGCGTGATTTTTTTGAGGCAGCGTCTAAAGAGGACTACGAGTCACTCTTGCGCGCGCTCTCCGGGGCCGGTGGCATGGAGGCAAAGCTCCATTTCGTCGGCTTCCGAGTGAAAACCGTTTATGGTCCCGGCAGAATGGGCTTGGAACTTCGAGTAGGCGGCAATGTGACTGGCGGAATCACCACGGACCAGCAGCTCGTACACTTGGCTCGAACGGTGGAGTTTCTGAAAGATCCAACACGGCCGGTGCGATTTAAGCCCACGGGTCTGGATCACGTGCTCGGTGAATTGGATCCTCTAAGTTGGGACCTTCCGGGTCAAGTTGCCTACAGCCGGCTGCCCGACGAGTTGCGTGAGTTTTTCAATCTGCCATCGTGGCGGACCGCATCCGCATCCGTCCCCATGGTCGATTGGCATACGCGTCCGTTTTTGGCGCACAAAGAAGCCGACATCCTTGCCGCGCGAAAGGTGTATATCGAGGACCTCCAAGCGGTGCGAAGCCGATATGGCACCATGAACTCGCGGGATGCCTACGATGAGGTCGTGGCGGCGCTTAATCGCTGGGCCCAAGCCTTGCGCCTAGATCAATCGTACTGAGGGGATCCTGTGCACTCTCAGGGGTGGGGCGGTTTTGCCGAGCGTGCAGGATGGCCACAGTCAAAATCGTCCCGCCATCTTAAACCCGGATTTTTTATCTGCTAAATCTTGCAGCGTTTTTTGGGATTGGTGCATTGCGGCGGGTTGGCCCGAATTGTGCATCATGCCTCGCTTATGACAAACGCTATTGAACTCCTCAAAGACCAACATGACGAAGTCAAAGACCTGTTTGAGCAAATCGAGTCAAGCAGCGGGCAAGAGAAACAATCCTTGTTCCGAGAAATAGCCGACAACTTAGCGGCGCATATGACGATTGAGGAAGAGGTCTTCTATCCGGCTGCATACGCAAAGCAGACCAAGGATCTTCTTACTGAAGCGGTCGAGGAGCACTTGGGTCTCAAGAGGCTCATCCGCGACCTGCTCACCATGCAGCCTGGCGATCCGCAATTTGATGCCAAGGTAAAGGTGCTCAAGGAGCAAGTGGAGCATCATGTGGAAGAAGAAGAGGAAGATCTTTTCGAGAAAGTCACCAAGGATATGTCAGCCAAGGAACTCACGACCATGGGCTCCCGCATGGAAGAAATGTTCGATTCAGAAATGAATGGCTATCCCAGTGAACAAGTACCCGAGCAAACTGCGCGGGCCGCATCCCTGAAATAAAGCCTTCGTTTGTAGTGACCAGAGGAACATAGTACATAGCGCCGTGATGACGGCCGCTGTGTTTACGATCGGGACCGAGGTCATCCGCGGCGAGCTGCTGAACACCAACGCGCAATGGCTGGCCGACCGGCTCATCGGGTTAGGTTGGGACGTAAGTGAGCATATTTCGGTACCAGACGAGCAAGGTTGCATCATAGATACGCTGGTACGCTTGAAAAAGCAGTGCCATATCGTCGTAGTCACAGGGGGGCTCGGTCCCACGAGTGATGATTTGACCGCAAGCTCGGTGGCTAAAGCTCTCGGAGTCCCCTTGGTGCGGGACAAGTCATCCTTAAAGGCCATAGAGACTTATCTGAGTGTGCGCCATCGTCCGTTCCTCGATATTCAAAAGAAGCAGGCCGACGTCCCACGGGGTGCAAGAGTGCTTCTAAATGCTGTCGGCACGGCTCCTGGGTTTGCTATTCGCTGGGACAATACTGAGATGTACTTTCTGCCCGGTGTACCTTCTGAAATGAAACCGATGTTCGAGGCGCACGTCGCTCAGGCCATACAGGATCGACGCGTGCAGCCAACCTATCAAATTCGCTTGCGCACCTATGGATTGCCGGAAGCTGAAATAGCCCACAAACTGACTGCGATCGAGGCGGAAGTTCCTGATACCCGCATAGGGTATCGCGCGCATTTTCCTGAAACAGAAGTCAAGGTCTTGGCGCGCGGGCAAACCGTCGAGGAAGCCAAGCAGAGCGCGAAAGCGACGGCAGACCGGGTGCACGGTATTTTGGGGGATATCGTGTATGGTGAAGAGGGCGAGACCTATGCGGGCTTTGTGGGGAAGCGGCTGGTCCTGCATGGATTGACCTTGGCCGTGGCGGAGTCCTGCACCGGGGGCCTAGTCGGCGAGATGCTCACAGAGGTGGCCGGCAGCTCTCAATACTTGTTGCTGGACGCGGTGAGTTATTCCAACGCGTCCAAGGTTAGCGTGTTAGGTGTTGATCCCGATGTCCTTCAGAAGCATGGCGCAGTCAGCAAAGAGGTGGCCATCCGCATGGCGGAAGGAGTCCGTAAAGTGGTGGATGCCCACATCGGAGTCTCTGTGACGGGTATTGCGGGTCCTTCAGGAGGAAGCTCAGAAAAACCGGTAGGCACAGTGTGGATCGGACTTGCCATCAGGAACGGATCCAGCACGGCTGAACTTCACCACCTTGCGGGGTCGCGCAGCCGAATTCGGACGCTGAGCGCCTATTTGGCCCTGGCGCGCGTAATACAGGCCTGCGCGATGTTCGAAAAAAACCATGTAGTTTTGCAACGTTAGCGTTCAAGTTGCACATCCGTGCCCAGATATGCTAAACACACGTTCAGTTGTTGAGACAAGCTATAAAGCAGACTAAGACGCGAGAAGAGGGGGAGAGACATGACAAGCACTGATAACCGCGACAAGGCCCTTGAGCTTGCGCTGGGCACCATCGAAAAACAATACGGCAAAGGCGCCATCATGCGGCTTGGCGATGGAGCGGCGGTGGCATCTGTGCCTGTAGTCTCCACCGGTTCGATATCCTTGGACCTCGCATTGGGTGTCGGCGGCTATCCTCGCGGACGTATCATTGAAATCTATGGCCCCGAATCCAGCGGCAAAACCACGCTCACCTTACACGCAATCGCCGAGTGTCAGCGCGCAGGCGGCGTTGCCGCCTTTATCGATGCGGAACACGCCCTCGATATCTCGTACGCAAAAAAACTCGGCGTCAATGCAGAGGCGTTGCTTGTAAGTCAGCCCGATTACGGCGAGCAAGCGCTCGAGATTGCCGATCTATTGGTGCGTTCCGGCGCGGTCGACCTGATCGTCGTGGACTCGGTGGCGGCCTTGGTGCCCAAAGCCGAAATAGAAGGCGAAATGGGCGATACTCATGTGGGCCTCCAAGCGCGCCTGATGAGTCAGGCTTTGCGCAAGCTTACGGCAACTGTGCACAAGTCCAATACCATCCTCTTTTTCACCAACCAGATTCGCATGAAGATCGGTGTGATGTTTGGATCCCCAGAGACCACCTCTGGTGGAAACGCGCTGAAGTTTTACGCGTCGGTACGGTTGGATGTCCGCCGTGTGGGGACAATCAAAACGGGGGAACAGGCGGTTGGAAATCGTACGCGGGTCAAGGTCGTAAAGAATAAAATGGCACCGCCGTTTCAGAACTGCGAGTTCGACATTTTGTTTGGGCGAGGCATCAGCCGCAGTGGGGACATACTTGATCTAGCGGTCGAAGCGAACATCGTTGAGAAATCGGGCGCCTGGTACAGCTATCAGGGAGAGCGCATTGGTCAAGGACGAGACAACGCCCGGAGTTATCTGGAGGAGCGTGTGCCCATGCTGAGTGCAATTGAGAACCAGCTGCTAGAAAACAAGGGGTTGTTCCGGCAGCCCGAGGCTTCGGCCGATGCAGCGGAACCCAAAGCTGGCGCGGCCCCCGTCCCCTCTAACGGATCGCGTCCCAAGGCGACTCGCGCCCGCGCCTGATCTGCGGCGGGGGTTTTTCCCCAATAAATAGAAAGAGTTCATAATCTGAGTCGTGCAAACCGCCTTCAGATGAGCTATAGTTACGCCTCAGATTATTCACCTCAAACACCACTAGGTAGAAGTCAGGTTAACCATGGGCACAGCAGCAGTATCGAGTTTTAAGGTCGGCGACAACGCAGTGCACCCCGCTCATGGGGTTGGCGAGGTTACAAGCATCGAGATGCGAGAGATCGCTGGGCACAAAAAGGCCTTCTATATTATGAAGATTTACGAAAACGGCATGAAGATCATGGTTCCCACCGACGGGGCTCAACGTGCCGGCCTTCGAGCGGTCATTTCAAAGCGAGATGCCAGCAAAGTGCTTGAGGTATTGAAGTCAGATGAAATCGCGGTAGATGCCCAACCGTGGAACAGACGGCATCGCGAGTATATGGAGATGCTGACCAGTGGTTCCCCATTTCAGGTGGCTAAGGTTTTGCGAGACATCCTGCGTATCAAGTGCGGCAAGGAACTCTCGTTTGGTGAGCGGCGCATCTTGGACCAGGCCAAGGGCCTGTTGGTGCGCGAGCTTGCTCTGGCGCGTAAGTGCACCGAAGCCAAAATAGAGTTGGATATTACACGCATTTTTGAGGCGTGATCGAAGCGCAGTCCGGACCCAGGGACACACTCGAAACCAGCATCTGCTTATCCGGCGCAAGCTATCACTTCGCTGACTTTGAGCTCGAGGCCATCGAGGCGGAGCTTAGAGTTGGGGAGATACTCGGCGTACTTGGTCCGAACGGCTCAGGAAAAAGCACACTCGTGGGTTTGGCCTCAGGCGCGCTCTTACCCATGCAGGGGGTTGTGCGCATCAATGGCCGAGATACCAAAGAGGCTGAACGACGTTGGATCGCGCAACAGATCGCTGTCGTCACTGCGCGAGAGGAACTCGCTTTTGGGTTTTCTGTCGCTGAAGTGGTGAGCATGGGACGGGCGCCGCATCTGGGGCTTCTTGGCATCGAGCGAGAGTCGGATGTCCTTCAGATTGAGCGCGTTCTGTATGAGTGCGATCTCTGGCCCTTGCGCGAGCGCGTGGTCTCATCACTGAGCGCAGGCGAGCAGAAACGGGTGTCGATTGCCCGTGCCCTTGCGCAACAGACGCCCGCTCTCGTTCTCGATGAGCCCGCTGCCTTTTTGGATATTCACCATCAGATCGCGCTTTTGGATTTGCTTTCTAGAAGGGTGAAACGAGACAAACTCTCGGCGCTCATCGTGCTTCACGATCTAAATTTAGCGGCTCAGTATTGCGATCGCGTCCTGCTTCTGCGAGACGGAAAACAAATCGCGCTTGGGAGCATAGAGAACGTCATGACGTATCGCCAGATTCGTGATGCTTTTGACGTAGAGGTCTATGTTGGAGAAAACGAACTAAACCACACACGCTACTTCGTCCCGGTAAGGAGCGGTGTGCGATCTGATTAGCTTGAAAGAAGCTCTGAGGGTGTGACGCCAATGGCATCAGCCAAGCGGCGTAACGTCTCCAATGACGGTACATGACGTCCTCTTTCGACGCGCGCAATATTAGGGCGATGGATACCGCTGCGCTTAGATACCTCAGCTTGAGTGAGCCCGCGTTCGAGACGTAGCTGCCGAAACCTAACTCCCAAATGCTCGTCTGGCTCGCCGTGAGCCACATGGGCTGCCAATCCCGCCGCCGGGGCGGATTTCGCGGAGAGGTTAAGATCCTGGGCGCGAAGCTGAATCTGTCGACGGTTGTTAAGCGAAATCAGAGCACAGGTCGCATCCTCGGTGAGCTCGATGTCCGTGACGGGGCTTCCGTCATCACTCGGGGTGAGAGGGCGTTCAAGCAGGCGTGTCTGCCCATTGCCAAAGATGGCCACAAGTTGGTCGCCAGCAGGATCCACGGTCAGGTACTCAAATCGTAGTGACCGCAACGGATCAAGGCGCCTTAATACTGAGGCGCAAATCACATCGATTCCCGCGGTGTGAAGAAATATGAGGCCTTCACAGAGCTCAACGTAGAGGTCGGTATCGGCCCGGAGGCGCTCGGGGTTCTCGAGGAGGATTGCGACAAGCACGCCCAAAGCACGCGCCTTGCCTACGGCGGCGAGGAGCTCGTCGCTGTCGTCGAAAAATGGGCTGTCGACATCGAGGAGCACCGCATCAAACTCGCCAAACGTGTCATGCGCGCGAGAAAGGTCGCCTATGTGAAGTTCGATGTTCTGGCTTAGATGAAAACTGTGCCAAGCCAGTTCCACTTGCCGCCTGTTTGTGACAAGGAGCAGACGTTGAGGTTTCATTCCACACACATATTCTAGCGACTTGTAGCGGGGGAGTACAGCCGACTCGAGATGTATTTCAGTCTGGCGTAAGAGACCCCAAGCATGAGCAGGGCAAGGGCCGCAAGTTTGACGGCCCACTCGCCCAGCGATTCACATGGCCGAAAAAGACGAGCGGCCTTTCCGAAAGCAAACTCCAGATGCACCCAATATATGAGCAGCGAAGTTTGGCCATACATGCGCAGCGGCATGGCGAGAGCTCGAGCCCAGCGGCTCGCGCCATATGCACCTGCAGTAAGCGCGGTTGCGACGAACACCCTGTAACTCACGCGCAGCGTGTGTGTGAGCGCTAAAACGCCGGTCATCAAGTCATGCGCCAACATCCGGGTCTCTCCCGTTAGGTAGGCACCCAGCAGGCCCAACGGTGCAAGCCATAGGAGGGCCGACGATGTTGACTTGCTCTGTATCCACCGGCCAGCGGTCAAGCCCACCAACAAGTATGCGAACCACGGAAAAAGGGGAAACATCGCCATCTGCCGCTCGCCATGCAAGGGCCAGCGCGCAAAATATGCAGCCAATGGAGCGGGAAATGGTCCAGGTAATACATGCGCCAGCGGCCATGCCAAGAGCGTGACCATAACTGCCAGTGCGATCCAAACCATCGGGCGGCGCACATATGTGATGAGCACCGCCACGAGTACCAAGGACACGCCAATGATTTGGAGCACATCCACGCGCAATAAGCCGTTCCAGCGGGCGGGAAAAAGCTGGGCCACACGGGCGTAGCCTACCCAAAGGCTCAGCAGAGCCAGGCTAGCCCATCCCAAGAGCCGAGCAGATTGTATCAAGGAGATGCGCTGTTGGTGGAGCGCGCGCCATTGGGCGAGGGTCTGCCATGCAGCGGCGAATCCTAAGAGGAGCGGCACGTAACATTGCCATCCGACAGGATGGAAAAGGGCGCTTGAGTCGATGAGCCACATCTGAAGGCGAAGGAGGTAGCCGAGCAGCATGATTTGTAGCCCGCGGTGAACCAGGCCCATATCGATGCCAGGAGAAATGAAGCGGTTCGGCTTGAGTGCGATCGATACCCCTGCAAGCAGCAAGAACAAGGGGGCACCCATGCCGCCGATGCTGCGCAAAAGCGACCATGCGAGACCGGTGTGAGCGGCAGGCACCACCCAGCTTGAGGCCGTATGCCATATGAGCATAGAACCCACCGCCATGCCGCGAAGCACATCAATGTAATCTTTTCGGTGACTCTTCACGGCACGCCGACCCCTAGGCTATGCTTGTCACTTATGAATGTCGCGGCGTCCCAAGGAGAACTCCAAGACCTGGTAGAAATCGCGCGGGCCATCACCCAGGAAAGGAACATCGATCGGTTACTGGACCTCATTCTAGAAAAGAGCCGTTTTATCACAAATGCAGATGCTGGCAGCATATATGTCATAGAGAGCGATCCCGTTGAGGGCCAGCGGCTTAGGTTCAAGTTAACTCAAAACGATAGTTGTAAGTTTGAGGCGGGTGAGTTCACGCTACCCCTTTCCTATGACTCCATCGCCGGGGCTGCGGTGCTCAAGCGCGAGGCGATTAACATCAGGGATGTTTATGATGTGCGTGACGAGGGGGTCGCTTTTGACAAGAGTTTTGATGAGCGTGCGGGATATCGCACATGCTCCATGCTGGCTGTGCCGTTGATCTCTGCGGAACGGGAGGTGCTAGGCGTTGTGCAGCTGATCAACAAGAAGACAGACAGAACACTCCGGTTATTGAGTGCCGATGATGTCAGGAAGTTTGTCATGCCGTTCGATGAACACAGCGAACAGGTGCTGACCACTTTGGCCGCTCAGGCGGGAATCGCGCTTGAAAACGCATTGCTCTATGCAGACATCCAGAAGCTTTTTGCGGGATTCGTGCGGGCGAGCGTCCAGGCGATTGAGCAGCGGGATCCCACCACCTCAGGGCATTCCTTGCGTGTGAGTGTGCTTTCTCGCGAACTGGCCAAGGCTGTGGATAGCGTTACCTCGGGGCGATTTGGCCAAGAGACGTTTTCCAAGCAACAGCTGCAGGAGCTTGAATACGCGGCACTGCTTCACGATTTCGGTAAAATTGGCGTGCGCGAAGATGTGCTGGTCAAAGCGAAAAAACTTTATCCGCAAGAGCTCGCGCTCATACATACCCGCATTCTGGTTATGCTTCAGCAGTATCGCGCCGAGTTTTTGGAGGCCAAACTTGCCCTCGTGGAGTCCCACGCACCGATAGTAGAGCTTGAGGAACTTGAGCAGCGCTACGTCGAGCGGTGTCACGAACTCCGCGATGCATGGGAGTTCGTCCATCGAGCGAATGAGCCGAGTATCTTGCAGCAGGGGGATTTTTCACGCATCGTCGATCTGAGCCGCTTGGCCTATGCCGACGATCAGGGTCGTCTGTTGCCGCTCCTTACGCCCCAACATATCAAGGCGTTGCAGGTGACCAAGGGTTCTCTCACGCACGAGGAACTTGAGGAGATACGGCAACATGTGACGCACTCATTTCAATTTTTGTCCAAAATCCCCTGGGGGAAT is a window from the Myxococcales bacterium genome containing:
- a CDS encoding GAF domain-containing protein yields the protein MNVAASQGELQDLVEIARAITQERNIDRLLDLILEKSRFITNADAGSIYVIESDPVEGQRLRFKLTQNDSCKFEAGEFTLPLSYDSIAGAAVLKREAINIRDVYDVRDEGVAFDKSFDERAGYRTCSMLAVPLISAEREVLGVVQLINKKTDRTLRLLSADDVRKFVMPFDEHSEQVLTTLAAQAGIALENALLYADIQKLFAGFVRASVQAIEQRDPTTSGHSLRVSVLSRELAKAVDSVTSGRFGQETFSKQQLQELEYAALLHDFGKIGVREDVLVKAKKLYPQELALIHTRILVMLQQYRAEFLEAKLALVESHAPIVELEELEQRYVERCHELRDAWEFVHRANEPSILQQGDFSRIVDLSRLAYADDQGRLLPLLTPQHIKALQVTKGSLTHEELEEIRQHVTHSFQFLSKIPWGNALGAIPAIAAAHHERLNGTGYPYGLTSDEIPLQSKIMAVADIYDALTAADRPYKKALDRHRALEILDAEAKAQHIDGQLVRLFREAEVYKQLDAPLHY